Proteins encoded by one window of Tunturibacter psychrotolerans:
- a CDS encoding DUF2306 domain-containing protein, translating into MGAKTPVRGIEAGVYPGWLKVGFWICVVIAVAVVLRRVAVLVHPTQAGVVGSSPTAALDAVFASHAALTLAHILPAMAFVLLTPFVLRLRSGGGWAEKLFFPLGAWVGVTAYAMSTHPVGGWVERSAVLFFNSLFLFSLARAFVAARRGEAIEKMRWMLRAVAILLGIATTRPVMGVFFATSRLTHLEPGQFFGIAFWIGFSINTIAIELWLRSRGDRLPVVG; encoded by the coding sequence ATGGGCGCAAAAACTCCGGTGCGCGGAATCGAGGCCGGTGTCTATCCTGGATGGCTGAAGGTAGGCTTCTGGATTTGCGTCGTGATTGCGGTTGCAGTTGTGTTGCGCAGGGTAGCGGTACTTGTGCATCCGACGCAGGCCGGGGTTGTCGGATCTTCGCCGACGGCTGCGCTTGATGCGGTGTTTGCTTCGCATGCTGCTTTGACGCTTGCTCACATTCTTCCGGCGATGGCGTTTGTTCTGCTGACGCCGTTTGTACTGCGGCTGCGAAGTGGCGGGGGTTGGGCGGAAAAGCTGTTCTTTCCGCTGGGCGCCTGGGTCGGAGTCACTGCTTATGCCATGAGCACTCATCCGGTTGGCGGATGGGTGGAGCGATCCGCGGTTCTCTTCTTCAATAGCCTTTTTTTGTTTTCGCTTGCGCGAGCATTTGTGGCTGCACGCCGGGGCGAGGCGATTGAGAAGATGCGATGGATGTTGCGGGCGGTTGCAATTCTTCTAGGGATTGCAACCACGCGGCCGGTGATGGGGGTGTTCTTTGCGACGAGCCGGTTGACACATCTTGAGCCGGGGCAGTTCTTTGGCATTGCGTTCTGGATCGGATTTTCGATCAACACGATTGCCATCGAACTCTGGCTGCGCTCGCGGGGCGATCGGCTTCCCGTCGTGGGTTAG
- a CDS encoding DUF2959 family protein produces the protein MISRRWVLRYAAAVASLIVLVGCTSSYYKAMKTFGKEKRDILVSRVKDSKKDQQQAKEQIKTTMESFQALTGFQGGSLEKNYKKLNGEYEKAADSAQKLHNRIDSIDQVSNDLFKEWQKEIDGMENKKLKAQSAVMLRQSRLSEAGYIKSMRQTEARMTPVITAFRDQVTFLKHNLNARAIGSLKGTSAKMSTDVDVLMVSLDGSMAQADALIASLNADQT, from the coding sequence GTGATCTCTCGACGTTGGGTGTTGCGATACGCGGCGGCGGTGGCTTCGCTGATTGTGCTGGTTGGGTGTACCAGCTCCTACTACAAGGCGATGAAGACGTTTGGAAAAGAGAAGCGCGACATCCTTGTGTCGCGGGTGAAGGACTCCAAGAAGGACCAGCAGCAGGCGAAGGAGCAGATCAAGACGACGATGGAGTCGTTTCAGGCGCTGACGGGGTTTCAGGGTGGATCGCTTGAGAAGAACTATAAGAAGTTGAATGGCGAGTACGAGAAGGCTGCGGATAGCGCGCAGAAGCTGCATAACCGGATCGACTCGATTGATCAGGTCTCGAATGATCTCTTCAAGGAGTGGCAGAAAGAGATTGACGGGATGGAGAACAAGAAGTTGAAGGCGCAGTCGGCGGTGATGCTGCGGCAGTCGCGGTTGAGTGAGGCGGGGTATATCAAGTCGATGCGGCAGACTGAGGCGCGGATGACGCCGGTGATTACGGCGTTTCGCGATCAGGTGACGTTTTTGAAGCACAATCTGAATGCGCGGGCGATTGGGTCGTTGAAGGGGACTTCGGCGAAGATGTCGACTGATGTGGATGTGTTGATGGTGAGTTTGGATGGGTCGATGGCGCAGGCGGATGCGCTGATTGCTTCTCTGAATGCGGATCAGACTTAG
- a CDS encoding PilN domain-containing protein, which translates to MRISVNLANRPFIELRPLFAKLRLAMVVLALLAVGLGFALHSLNAKARVAQAQMAALKAKTQRYQQERMANEARMRQPQNMAVLERSRFLNAAFAQKSFSWTAVMMDLEKVLPAGVQVTSIDPVISKEGDVNIRLRVSGDREKAVQLVRNLETSQRFLSPRLASEQAQTQEGNRNAAQLTAPGAVQFDVLSGYNPLPEKPVKDAAAKDKKDKKDNGDATESDSGVVKKKRMTPKSALPGAGAVKAPAQKGAAR; encoded by the coding sequence ATGCGGATCTCTGTCAATCTTGCGAATCGACCGTTTATTGAGCTGAGGCCGCTGTTTGCAAAGCTGCGGTTGGCGATGGTGGTGCTGGCGCTGCTGGCGGTGGGACTGGGGTTTGCGCTGCACTCGCTGAATGCGAAGGCCAGGGTGGCGCAGGCGCAGATGGCTGCGCTGAAGGCGAAGACGCAGCGGTATCAGCAGGAGCGCATGGCGAATGAGGCGAGGATGCGGCAGCCACAGAATATGGCTGTGCTTGAGCGATCGCGTTTTCTAAATGCTGCGTTTGCGCAAAAGAGCTTCAGCTGGACGGCTGTGATGATGGACCTTGAGAAGGTGCTGCCCGCGGGTGTTCAGGTGACGAGCATCGATCCGGTGATTTCGAAGGAAGGCGACGTGAATATTCGGCTGCGCGTGAGCGGGGATCGCGAGAAGGCGGTGCAGCTGGTGAGGAATCTCGAGACGTCGCAGCGATTCCTATCGCCTCGGCTGGCGTCAGAGCAGGCGCAAACGCAGGAAGGAAACCGAAATGCCGCGCAGCTGACGGCTCCTGGAGCGGTGCAGTTCGATGTATTGAGTGGATATAACCCGCTGCCGGAAAAGCCTGTGAAGGATGCCGCCGCTAAAGACAAGAAGGACAAGAAAGACAACGGCGATGCGACGGAGAGTGATTCGGGTGTGGTGAAGAAAAAGAGGATGACACCGAAGAGTGCGCTCCCCGGAGCTGGCGCGGTAAAGGCTCCGGCGCAGAAGGGAGCCGCGCGATGA
- a CDS encoding HdeD family acid-resistance protein — MSTYPPTLSALAPKAINWSIALSILLILAGLFAVLIPPFSGLAVTLIFAWAMIVSGITHFVFAFKTHTTGGVLWELLVGAIYLFTGVYLLLHPLDALIVLTLILAVYLVFEGIVEIIQSFQLRPRHGASWLLFDGVITLILAIMIWRSWPASTVWVIGTLVGISMIFSGFSRLMLSLAAKRALNQSV; from the coding sequence ATGAGCACTTACCCGCCGACCCTCTCCGCTCTCGCCCCCAAGGCCATCAACTGGTCCATCGCCCTCAGCATCTTGTTGATTCTTGCTGGTCTCTTCGCCGTCCTGATTCCGCCGTTCTCGGGCCTCGCCGTCACGCTCATCTTTGCCTGGGCCATGATCGTCAGTGGAATCACACACTTCGTCTTCGCCTTCAAGACCCACACCACAGGCGGTGTGCTCTGGGAGCTGCTGGTCGGCGCGATCTATCTCTTTACTGGCGTCTATCTGCTGCTGCACCCGCTCGACGCCCTTATCGTCCTCACCCTGATCCTCGCTGTATATCTGGTGTTTGAAGGAATCGTCGAGATCATCCAGTCCTTCCAGCTTCGTCCCCGCCACGGAGCGAGCTGGCTCTTGTTCGACGGCGTCATCACCCTCATCCTCGCCATTATGATCTGGCGCTCGTGGCCCGCCAGCACTGTCTGGGTCATCGGAACACTAGTCGGCATCAGCATGATCTTTAGCGGCTTTTCGCGCCTCATGCTTTCGCTCGCCGCCAAACGCGCACTGAATCAATCAGTCTGA
- a CDS encoding GspE/PulE family protein, giving the protein MAIAPLAIPINEAGMGETERAQLLARRYRADFVDLKNFKISHELFKSVPVDMMFRYNFVPLEQMEGKLAIAVSDPSKLMVLDEISGLLGQRLVTRVATLSQITELLKKTEQSQRVLDEASEGLAFDVLSGDDNQDSNISIERLTSEDDISPIIRLVDTTIFTALERRASDIHLETFDDSLLVKYRIDGVLQQAMAPIAREHHQTILSRIKVMSELDIAERRVPQDGRFRVRYKGRLIDFRVSIMPTVHGENAVLRVLDKESMSEKFTKLSLDVVGFAAKDLERFRRYIKEPYGMVLVTGPTGSGKTTTLYAALNEIKSEEDKIITIEDPVEYQIRGITQIPVNEKKGLTFARGLRSILRHDPDKILVGEIRDAETAQIAINSALTGHLVFTTVHANNVVDVLGRFLNMGVEPYNFVSALNCILAQRLVRQVCEFCVRDVHYSDAELHASGLDLHEWRGFNFREGPGCIECGGTGYRGRSAIHELLELDDEIREMLLAKKPGSEIRKKAKEKGMAFLRDSALERVRDGITTLREINKVTFIEAGR; this is encoded by the coding sequence ATGGCAATAGCACCATTGGCAATACCGATCAATGAAGCGGGTATGGGTGAGACAGAGCGTGCTCAGCTGCTGGCGCGTCGCTACCGCGCTGATTTTGTGGACCTGAAGAACTTCAAGATCTCACACGAGCTGTTCAAGAGCGTGCCCGTGGACATGATGTTCCGGTACAACTTCGTGCCGCTGGAGCAGATGGAGGGCAAGCTCGCGATTGCGGTCTCCGATCCTTCGAAGTTGATGGTGCTGGACGAGATTTCAGGGCTGCTGGGCCAGAGGCTGGTGACGCGGGTGGCGACACTGAGCCAGATCACCGAGCTGCTGAAGAAGACCGAGCAGAGCCAGCGCGTGCTCGATGAGGCAAGCGAAGGGCTTGCGTTCGATGTGTTGTCTGGCGACGACAACCAGGATTCGAATATTTCGATTGAGCGGCTGACGAGCGAAGACGATATCTCGCCGATCATAAGACTTGTTGATACCACCATATTTACTGCGCTGGAGCGGCGTGCCTCGGATATTCACCTTGAGACGTTCGATGATTCGCTGCTGGTGAAGTACCGCATCGACGGTGTGCTGCAGCAGGCGATGGCTCCGATTGCGCGCGAACATCATCAGACGATTCTGTCGCGTATCAAGGTCATGAGCGAGCTGGATATTGCCGAGCGCCGCGTGCCGCAGGACGGACGTTTTCGGGTTCGGTACAAGGGCAGACTGATCGACTTTCGTGTGTCGATTATGCCGACCGTGCATGGCGAGAATGCTGTGCTTCGTGTGCTCGATAAAGAATCGATGTCGGAGAAGTTCACCAAACTTTCATTGGATGTCGTGGGCTTTGCGGCGAAGGACCTCGAGAGATTCAGGCGGTACATCAAAGAGCCGTACGGCATGGTGCTGGTGACGGGACCGACGGGGTCGGGTAAGACGACGACCCTTTATGCGGCGTTGAACGAGATTAAATCTGAAGAAGATAAGATCATCACGATCGAAGACCCGGTGGAGTATCAGATCCGCGGCATCACGCAGATTCCCGTGAACGAGAAGAAGGGGCTGACGTTCGCGCGCGGGTTGCGCTCGATTCTGCGTCATGACCCGGACAAGATTCTGGTCGGTGAGATCCGCGATGCGGAGACGGCGCAGATTGCGATCAACTCCGCGCTGACGGGACACCTTGTGTTTACGACGGTGCACGCGAACAACGTGGTCGATGTGCTGGGACGGTTTTTGAACATGGGTGTCGAGCCCTACAACTTTGTGTCGGCGTTGAACTGTATTCTGGCGCAGCGGTTGGTGCGGCAGGTGTGTGAATTTTGCGTGAGAGATGTTCACTATAGCGACGCGGAGTTGCATGCCAGCGGGCTCGATCTGCATGAGTGGCGTGGGTTCAACTTCCGCGAAGGGCCGGGATGTATTGAGTGCGGCGGAACGGGATATCGCGGTCGTTCGGCGATTCACGAACTGCTGGAGCTGGACGACGAGATTCGTGAGATGTTGCTGGCGAAGAAGCCGGGAAGCGAGATTCGTAAGAAGGCCAAAGAAAAGGGCATGGCGTTTTTGCGCGATTCGGCGCTGGAGCGTGTGCGGGACGGCATTACTACGTTGCGCGAAATCAATAAGGTGACGTTTATTGAGGCCGGACGGTAG
- a CDS encoding type II secretion system protein, which translates to MADLRMEERHGEQGFMLVGLIVAIFIVLLVLGIAAPKMAQELRRDREVEAVHRGNQYVRAIQLYYRKSGSYPGSMDALAKGTPVKFLRQQYIDPFTGKSDWRLIHVGEAKTTVKGLFGQPLTGLAPGLGSASGSASSGAIGAGAAGSGSAFGGSSGSAFGSSSSGSSSAFGSSGQGTGGLGSGSSSSGPGYSNTSGTGASSTGASSTGASNAGTPSAGGATTGTDSSGTGSTTTGSNSTLGSIAGNASQSGSGFGVGGAPFVGVGIPKEGTSIVVLNEQKSYNTWEFIYDPRIEQLKQAAGLLGGGNQGLGSAGGMNSGVGGTGTGTSGYGASGTSGFGSSSGSSFGSSGSSYGSSSGSSFGSSPSSGNGSSPSSGTQGTGTTTPTTPQQQ; encoded by the coding sequence GTGGCTGATCTGCGAATGGAAGAGCGGCATGGAGAGCAGGGCTTCATGCTGGTAGGGTTGATCGTTGCGATCTTCATTGTTCTGCTGGTGTTGGGTATCGCCGCGCCGAAGATGGCCCAGGAGCTGAGGCGCGACCGCGAGGTGGAGGCGGTGCATCGCGGCAATCAGTACGTGCGGGCGATCCAGCTCTACTACCGGAAGTCCGGCAGCTATCCTGGCTCGATGGATGCGCTGGCCAAGGGCACTCCGGTGAAATTTCTGCGCCAGCAGTACATCGACCCATTTACCGGGAAGTCTGATTGGCGCCTGATCCACGTAGGTGAGGCAAAGACGACGGTAAAGGGACTCTTCGGCCAACCGCTGACGGGCCTGGCGCCGGGGCTGGGGTCGGCTTCCGGATCAGCCTCTTCGGGAGCGATCGGTGCAGGCGCCGCCGGTTCGGGGTCGGCGTTTGGCGGGTCCAGTGGAAGCGCGTTCGGTTCGTCCTCGTCGGGGTCGTCGAGCGCCTTTGGCTCTTCGGGGCAGGGAACGGGCGGACTGGGTAGCGGAAGCTCCTCCTCAGGGCCTGGTTACAGCAACACGAGTGGCACGGGAGCTTCCAGCACGGGAGCTTCCAGCACGGGAGCTTCCAATGCGGGAACGCCCAGCGCGGGAGGGGCGACCACCGGAACAGACAGCTCGGGGACTGGCTCAACGACGACGGGTTCAAACAGCACGCTCGGTTCGATCGCTGGAAACGCGAGTCAATCCGGCTCAGGCTTTGGGGTCGGCGGCGCGCCCTTTGTAGGTGTGGGCATTCCGAAGGAGGGAACGTCGATCGTCGTGCTGAACGAACAGAAGTCGTACAACACCTGGGAGTTTATCTACGATCCGCGAATTGAGCAGCTGAAGCAGGCCGCGGGGCTACTTGGCGGCGGAAATCAGGGGCTGGGTTCCGCAGGCGGAATGAACTCGGGCGTGGGAGGCACGGGGACTGGCACCTCGGGATATGGAGCTTCCGGCACTTCAGGGTTTGGATCTTCGTCTGGATCGAGCTTCGGTTCATCGGGTTCGAGTTACGGTTCTTCGTCGGGGTCAAGCTTTGGATCGTCGCCAAGTTCAGGAAATGGATCGTCTCCGAGCTCTGGCACACAGGGGACCGGTACGACGACACCAACAACTCCGCAGCAGCAATAA
- a CDS encoding type II secretion system F family protein: MTEFVIKLADERGRVMEQSHAAATAEELKARFTQAGYYVYSVKAKSALGASKKKVKLETFLVFNQQFLTLIKAGLPILGSLELLGKRQKIPHFRAQLEDVASRVKTGESISQAFEAQGGFPIVYTTTLLAGERSGNLEEVLQRFLDFQRVSLTFRKKLKASLIYPALLVVMVIGLFIFLITFVVPRFAQLYDQLGTKLPALTTFLLDLGKEAQSYGIYVAVVAGVVGFLLYRWSKTDAGARLIDKIRIKLPVFGSVWLKYQVGLFSRTLSTLLTGGLPLVPSLETAAKSIDSREIASAVYKSVETVREGKGLSVSLQATKVFPELAIEMIEVGESTGALPQMLNSVAEFFEEDVQTNLTAAMSLIEPLILIMMGLVVTTILIALYLPIFSLSAGGSGGQ, encoded by the coding sequence ATGACTGAGTTTGTTATTAAGCTGGCGGATGAGCGTGGGCGGGTGATGGAGCAGAGCCATGCGGCGGCTACGGCTGAGGAGCTGAAGGCGCGGTTTACGCAGGCTGGGTACTACGTCTACTCGGTGAAGGCGAAGAGTGCGCTGGGGGCAAGCAAGAAGAAGGTGAAGCTGGAGACTTTTCTGGTCTTCAATCAACAGTTTTTGACGTTGATCAAGGCGGGGTTGCCGATTCTGGGGTCGCTCGAGCTGTTGGGCAAGAGGCAGAAGATTCCGCACTTTCGTGCCCAGCTGGAGGACGTGGCATCGCGGGTGAAGACGGGCGAGTCGATCTCGCAGGCGTTCGAGGCACAGGGTGGATTTCCGATTGTGTATACGACGACGCTGCTCGCTGGAGAGCGGTCGGGAAATCTTGAAGAGGTACTGCAACGATTTTTGGACTTTCAGCGCGTGTCGCTCACGTTCCGGAAGAAGCTGAAGGCAAGCTTGATCTATCCGGCGTTGCTGGTGGTGATGGTGATTGGGCTGTTTATCTTTTTGATCACGTTTGTGGTGCCGCGGTTTGCGCAGTTGTATGACCAGTTGGGAACGAAGCTGCCTGCGTTGACTACGTTTTTGCTTGATCTGGGGAAAGAGGCGCAGTCTTACGGAATCTATGTGGCAGTGGTGGCGGGAGTGGTTGGATTTCTGCTTTATCGCTGGTCGAAGACGGACGCAGGCGCGAGACTGATCGATAAGATTCGTATCAAGCTGCCGGTGTTTGGCAGTGTATGGCTGAAGTACCAGGTGGGGTTGTTTTCGAGGACGTTGTCTACGCTGCTGACGGGAGGGTTGCCACTGGTCCCCTCGCTTGAGACGGCGGCGAAGTCGATCGATTCGCGAGAGATTGCGAGCGCGGTCTATAAATCGGTTGAGACGGTGCGCGAAGGGAAGGGTTTATCGGTTAGCTTGCAGGCGACGAAGGTGTTTCCTGAGCTGGCGATTGAGATGATTGAGGTCGGTGAGTCGACCGGTGCGCTGCCGCAGATGCTGAACTCGGTGGCGGAGTTCTTTGAAGAGGATGTGCAGACGAATCTTACGGCGGCGATGAGTTTGATTGAGCCTCTGATCCTGATCATGATGGGGTTGGTGGTGACGACGATCCTGATTGCGCTGTATCTGCCCATCTTCAGCTTGAGCGCGGGTGGTTCGGGAGGGCAGTAG